One Heteronotia binoei isolate CCM8104 ecotype False Entrance Well chromosome 10, APGP_CSIRO_Hbin_v1, whole genome shotgun sequence genomic region harbors:
- the TSPAN13 gene encoding tetraspanin-13 — MVCGGFSCSKNCLCALNLLYTLVSLLLIGIAAWGIGFGLISSFRVVGVAIAVGIFLFLIALVGLIGAVKHHQVLLFFYMIILLLVFIIQFSVSCACLTLNKDQQSQLLEVGWNNTNSAKQDIERNLNCCGFRNFNKEEACSAACFKGSQCSPCAPIIEEYSGMVLRFVGGIGLFFSFTEILGVWLTYRYRNQKDPRANPSAFL, encoded by the exons ctAGTCAGCTTGCTGCTGATTGGGATTGCAGCATGGGGCATAGGTTTTGGCCTCATATCCAGTTTCCGGGTCGTTGGAGTAGCAATTGCAGTGGGGATATTTCTGTTCCTGATTGCTCTCGTGGGATTGATTGGAGCCGTCAAGCACCATCAGGTGTTGCTGTTCTTT TACATGATTATTCTCTTGTTAGTGTTTATTATACAGTTCTCTGTCTCCTGTGCTTGTTTAACCTTGAACAAAGACCAGCAG AGCCAGCTTCTAGAAGTTGGGTGGAACAACACAAACAGTGCAAAACAGGATATTGAAAGGAATCTAAATTGTTGCGGGTTCCGAAATTTCAATAAAGAGGAAGCTTGTTCTGCT GCTTGTTTTAAAGGATCACAGTGCTCACCCTGTGCACCCATAATAGAAGAGTATTCTGGCATGGTCCTGAGATTTGTAGGAGGTATTGGTCTCTTTTTTAGCTTCACTGAG ATCTTGGGGGTCTGGCTGACCTACAGATATAGGAATCAAAAAGATCCTCGTGCAAATCCTAGTGCATTTCTTTGA